TCTGATTGAGAAAAACCCTAGATATGTACAGCACATGGGAGCACACTTCTGCTGGaatgtattatttaaataaacagaagCTATAGACAGGAAAGAGAACTAAGCAGGTTGTTCTTCCCTTTTCAGAGATGATTCTGCTGGCTGCAttcctgggcctggctgctgtgCTGCAGCCGTCCAGCGGACAGGTAGGAcgagagctgggtgggaaacgtTTTTCCAACCCCATGAATATCCTGAGATTTCTGAAATTTCTTGTCCTGAAACAGGACGAAAAGTAAAAATTTCAACTATTTTTGCAAACTGAAAGAGAAAAACACATTTGGTTCAAGTCATTCAAAACATTCCACTTCAgtcatttcaaagcacttcacgtTGATTTTGactatttttgggggtgggggtgaaattTTAAACCCTGTTAAGTCCCTAAAGCAACACAAGCATTTAACGTGATTTAAGTCCTTAAAATGGCTCAAGTGTTCAAGGCAaactaaaggccagatcctccaaATACTTTCATGATTAACTTTACTCATATAAGTAACATTAAGAAACAATTAAGAAACAATCCTAGGATTAGGACCTAAGACCTTTGGCTGAGTGAGGCTGAATGAAAAGTGAAATGACACATACGTGCAGTAATACTGACTGAGCTTAGATGTTCATAATTGGGAAAACTGAGGGTTATAATGAAAACTGTTTTGTAACCTTAGGTATGACATTCACGATCATGAAGAAATACTATagtacactaaaagaaaaggaggacttgtggcaccttacagactaacaaatttatttgagcataagctttcgtgagctacagctcacttcactggatacACTAAAGAACTCAAATTGTTCATGGTATTTTCACAGATGTGAAAgaagaatttcaaaatgtcaaaagctTCGGCAAAAATTTCCAAACAGATGCTTAATAGTCACATACTCCATATAAGAATCTCTTTGCTATATGTCCGTGCAGttcttagcacaatgggatcctcaTCAATGACTAGGGTTCCTAGGAGTAACcacaatgtaaataaataaataattctatGTAGTTGTTCCTGTCTTTACCAGCACTAAATATGGCCAAATATACAGTATTTAGAAGAATCTGTCAATCTAAAAAAATCCTAAGATTAGATACTAATATTAGTTTCTCAGTTCTAAATTGTGCTCACCAGGAGCACATATGAAGTAGGGTGCTAGGTAACACAGAATACAGatagcagaatctgacccataatttattaattaattgtTGATTCATTCTGATTAAATTATtcttaaaatatttcatgaaCTGATGATGTTTATAAAGACACATTACTTGGAATTGATTCCTAGCTTcacttataaaatattttttcactcaCACAACCTATATACCAAAAAAccattgtacttttttttttatttagacaTCAGGTTTTGCTTCTCTGTCAACTGACAAAGCAGATCAACAAAAGGAGATTGTTGACAAGCACAATGCCCTAAGGAGAGGGGTGATGCCAACTGCTCGCAACATGCTGAGGATGGTAAGATGCATTTTGCAAACTAATCTGTAATGTATACTAATgttactaggtttcagagtagcagccatgttagtctgtatctgcaaaaagaaaggaggacttgtggcaccttagagactaacaaatttctttgagcataagctttcgtgagctacagctcacttcatcggatgcatgaagttaCTAGAGAATATGCAAGGGCAGAGCATTTCAGCCGGCAGAAAACATGCCATTTGAATCTTTTCCCCAATAAGATGTTAGAGAACATGAGTTATCAAGGGAAGGGAGCACCTTGCGGGTGACAAATCTTGCTGCTCATGAACAACATCTCCTTTTCAAGTGAATGGAAAACCCATTAGCTCTGGTCTCCCACGTGCCTTGTGGTATGTTCTCTCTAGCTAGTCACCATGATATCTAGCCACCTAAGGTGTGTAGCTACAGAGCCCCTTCTCCTTTTACTGCCCAAATGAAAGAGAAGGAGTTGTCAAGATTTTAAACACTTTGAAAATGCAATATCCAAGTGTATGTTCTCTTCTACATTCTGCATTACTAAGAGGTGCACATCTGAACACGTAATGTTTCTCGTTTCATTAAGGAATGGAGTCCTGCAGCTGCAGAGAATGCCAAAAGTTGGGCAAATGAATGTACTTTATCCCACAGTCCTGAAAACAGAAGGACAACTAGTAAGTAAAGTGTCAGTTTGAAATGAATAATGCATAATTCAAGCAATTTTCAGATAATATAACCCCATTCATATTTAAGTGGTATTAATATTTTGCTGAATGAATAACATTTATAACAGCGGAGTGTATGGATCCATCTATTCTGCTGTGTGATATTTAGAGttaagcaatatttttttaatatagactAAATTTCAACattaaagaaataatgaaaaatttccaagaaatttcacaatttttaattttggggaaaaaagggaaaaattttcaaatgtttttgttgAGATTTATTTCCTTCCAATCCCCCTCCTCTGACTCCTTATCCCTAAACAGCTCTAACAATTTGAAGAGTATTTTGTATGAAGGTAAAACACTTTTAATAGAGGTCACAGAGTGATGAACAATGCAGTTGTTACTTTGAGATTATTCAAGACtcgacccaaaacaaaacaatggacaTGAACACTCCTGACACATGAGAAAGtttgaatccagatccaaatttaaGCTTTGATTCTGATCTATGCtgtaccagttttacactggtgtaatgccactgacttccatggagttactcctaatttaagAATCATTGCAAGAAAACCTATTTTCTCAATATTTTCATAACAAACACCAGGGTGGATTAAGAACATAAGCATAGCCATATTGGTTCAGACTAAAAGTCCAACAGCACAGTACCCTGTCTtgcgacagtggccaatgccaggtgcctcagggggaatgaacagaacaggtaatcatccagtgatccattccctgctgcccactcccagcttctggcaaacagaggcgagggacaccatccctgcccatgctgggtaatagccattgatggacctatcctccatgaatttatctagttcttttttgaaccctgttgtagtcttggcctttacaacatcctctggcaaagaattccacaggttgtctgtggattgtatgaagaaatacttccttttgtttgttttaatcctgctgcctattaatttcttttggtgacccatagttcttgtgtgatgaggaggagtaaataacacttccttatttattttctgcacaccagtcatgattttatagacctcaatcataacCCCCTCCGTCTCTTTCACAAGCTGAATAGCCCCTGTCTTATTTATCTCTCctctcatacagaagctgttccatacccctaatcatttttgttgcccttttctgaatcttttccaattccaatatatcttttttgagatggggccaccacatctgtacgcagtattcaagatgtgggcataccatggatttatgtagaggcaatatgatattttctgtcttattctctatccctttcttaatggttcccaacattctgttagcttttttgattgccgcttcatattgagtggatgtttttagagaactatccacgactccaagatctctttcttaagtggaaacagctcatttagaccccatcactttatCTGTATTGTTGgaattttgttttccattgtgcattactttgcatttatcaacagtgaatttcatctgccattttgttgccccgtcacccagttttgtgagatccttttctagctcttcgcagtctgcctgggacttaattatcttgagtagttttgtatcatctgcaaattttggcacctcactgtttacccctttttccagatcatttataaatatattgaataggattggtccccgtgcagacccctgtgggacacaactatttacctctctccattttgaaatctgataatttattcctaccctttgttgcctatcttttaaccagttaccaattcatgagaacaccttccctcttatcccatgacagcttactttgcttaagagcctttggtgagggaccttgtcaaagtctttctCAAAATCTAAgaacactgtatccactggatcccccttgtccacatgcttgttgaccccctcaaagaattctagtagattggtgaggcatgatttccctttataaaaaccatgttgactcttccccaacaaattatgttcatctatgtgtctgacaattttgttctttactatagtttcaaccagtatgcctggtactgaagtcaggcttactgtcCTATAAttcccaggatcacctctggagccctttttaaaaattagcatcacAATTAGCTATGCTCCAGTCATtcagtacagaagctgatttaaatgataggttatagaTAGGTTGAATGATAGGTTatagatgacagttagtagttctgcaatctcacatttgagtttcttcataACTTTTGGTGAATAggatctggtcctggtgacttattactgtttatcaatttgttccaaaatctcctccaatgacacctcaatttggaacagttcctcagatttgtcacctaaagagaatggctcaggtttgggaatctccctcacatcctcagcctgatgcaaagaattcatttagtttctccacagtagccttatcgtccttgagtgctcctttagcatctcgattgtccagtggctccACCAGTTGTTTAGCAGGGAAAAAATTTTGCTATAAATTTTTGAGACTTTgactagttgttcttcaaattcttttttggccttcctaattatatttttacacttcatttgccagagtttatgcgcctttctattttcctcacaaggatttaacttccactttttaaaggatgcctttttgtctctcactgcttcttttactgggTTGTTTAGCCATTGTTTCACTTTTTTGGTTCGCTTACTatggtttttaatttggggtatacatttaagttgagcctctattgtggtgtctttaaaaagtttccattcagCTTGTAGATCCTTAACAGTAGCTCCTTGAAATATAGACATAGTTTATGGAGGAAACCAGAAGGCTGGTCCAGTATGAGACTATTCGGGATCTGAATCTTTGAATGCTTATGAGAATCAAAGTTAACCTTTGAACCATTGGGATTTACCCAACACCATTCACTCATGACCTGGAGAGTGACAAAGGGCAACACTGTAGTGTGTGGATGTTCAGGAAATGAAACAAATTCTTCCCACCAGACTTTCCTAGAAATTTCTGAATCTTCTACTGGTTCTATCCACATGATGAAGCACTTGTATCTTCTTAAGCCTCTTTCATCAGCTTTTGTGAACGGTTTCCTTTCCATTTTCAGCAGTGGGCTGTGGCGAAAATCTCTACATGTCAACTGCACCCAATTCCTGGTCAGATGCAATTCAAGCCTGGTACAATGAGGTGGAAAATTTCATGTACGGCATTGGACCAACCAAACCAGGTGCAGTGATTGGCCATTATACTCAGGTAGGGACCATAGCATCACTTGTTACATTCATGTTTTAACTGATACATGTTTGACTAAATGATTATCATGGGTAGGAGAAATAACAGCttcaatatatttaaagaaaataaacaccATAAAGGATAAGAATTATTCCAAcagagaaaaatttaaaaaaaataagaatatgGAAATTGTAGACTAAATATTATGACCAACTTCCTCACAGTGAGGTCTATTAGACCAAGGGATATGGTGGAAACCCTATGGTTTGGATATTTTAAAACTAGGCTAGAGCAAGCTCCTTAAGTTGTAGGGAACAATACCACATTGGCAGAGGGATAGACTCAATAACCTAGTAGATTTTTTTCTTGTGGGTGTAATGTTGTTCTTGCTGTACTGATGGCAAATTAGGTTATAAGTTATTATCTTCCCTTAGCGTTCCTTCAGTAACTTCTTCAGACACATACACATTCACAAATTATAAACTAATCAAGCTAATTCTCTTACAGGTTAGGAAGGAAGAATGTGTGAGagaatttatttgtattttttgaatattttggaGGCCCTAAGTTATTACTGGAATGGGGGCGAACCTAGAGAGATAAACATctctagataaaaagaaaaggagtacttgtggcaccttagagactaacaaatttatttgagcataagctttcgtgagctatagctcacttcatcggatgcattcagtggaaaatacagtgggaagatgtatatacatagagaacatgaaacaatgggtgttaccatacacactgtaacgagagtgatcacttaaggtaagctattaccagcaggagagcggggggggcggaaaccttttgcagtgataatcaaggtgggccatttccagcagttaacaagaacgtctgaagaacagtgggAGAGGgcgaataaacaaggggaaatagttttactttgtgtaatgactcagccactcccagtctctattcaagcctcagttaattgtatccaatttgcaaattaattccaattcagcagtctctccgtggagtctgttttttaagtctttttgttgaagaattgccacttttagtccagaaatcgagtgaccagagagattgaagtgttctccgactggttttgaatgttataattcttgacggctgatttgtgtccatttattcttttacgtagagactgtccagtttgaccaatgtacatggcagaggggcattgctggcacatgatggcatatatcacattggtagatgttcaggtgaacgagcctctgatagtgtggctgatgtgattaggccatatgattgtgtcccctgaatagatatgtggacacagttggcaatgggctttgttgcaaggataggttcctgggttagtggttctgttgtgtggtgtgtggttgctggtatttgcttcaggttggggggctgtctgtaagcaaggactggcctgtctcccaagatctgtgagagtgatgggtcgtcctccaggataggttgtagatccttgatgatgcgttggagaggttttagttgggctctgaaggtgatggctagagacgttctgttattttctttgttgggcctgtcctgtagtaggtgacttctgggtactcttctggctctgtcaatctgtttcttcacttcagcaggtgggtactgtagttgtaagaacatttgatagagatcttgctggtgtttgtctctgtctcaggggttggagaaaatgcggctgtatcgtagagcttggctgtagacaatggatcgtgtggtgtggtctggatgaaagctggaggcatgtaggtaggaatagcagtcagtaggtttccagtataggatggtgtttatgtgaccatcgcttattagcaccatagcgtccaggaagtggatctcttgtgtggactggtccaggctgaggttgatggtgggatggaaattgttgaaatcatggtggaattcctcaagggcttctgttccatgggtccagatgatgaagatgtcatcaatgtagcgcaagtagagtaggggcgttaggggacgagagctgaggaagcgttattctaagtctgccataaaaatgttggcatactgtggggccatgcgggtacccatagcagtgccgctgatctgaaggtatacattgtccccaaatgtgaaatagttatgggtgaggacaaagtcacaaagttcagccaccaggtttgccgtgactttatcggggatactgttcctgatggcttgtagtccatctttgtgtggaatgttggtttagagggcttctatatccatagtggccaggatggtgctttcaggaagatcaccaatggattgcagtttcctcaggaagtcattggtgtctcgaagatagctgggagtgctggcagcgtagagcctgaggagggagtctacatagccagacaatcctgctgtcagggtgccaatgcctgagatgatggggtgtccaggatttccaggtttatggatcttgggtagcagatagaataccccaggtcggggttccagggatgtgtctgtgtggatttgttcttgtgctttttcagcgagtttcttgagcaaatgttgtagtttcttttggtagccctcagtgggatcagagggtaatggcttgtagaaagtggtgttggagagctgcctaacagcctcttgttcatattcagacctattcatgatgacaacagcacctcctttgtcaacctttttgattatgatgtcagagttgtttctgaggctgtggatggcattgtgttctgcacggctgaagttatagggcaagtgatgctgcttttccacaatttcagcccatgcacatcagcggaagcactctatgtagaagtcccgtctgttgtttcgaccttcaggaggagtccacccagaatccttctttttgtagtcttggtaggaaggtctctgtgggttactatgttgttcagaggtgtgttagaaatattccttgagttggagacgtcgaaaataggattctaggtcaccacagaactgtatcatgttcgtgggcctggaggggcagaaggagaggccctgagataggacagattcttctgctgggctaagagtatagttggatagattaacaatattgctgggtgggttaagggaactatTGTTGTGGCcctttgtggcatgtagtagtttagatagtttaatgtcctttttcttttgtagagaagcaaagtgtgtgttgtaaatggcttgtctagtttttgtaaaatccagccatgaggaagtttgtgtgaaaggttggttttttatgagagcatccagttttgagagctcatttttaatctttccctgtttgctctaGAAGATGTTGaccaggtggttctgcagtttctttgagagcgtgcgGCACAACCTGTCAGCATAGTCtatgtggtatgtagattgtaatggattttttaccttcagtccttttggtatgatgtccatctgtttgcatttggaaaggaagatgatgtctgtctgtatctgtatgagttttttcatgaagttgatagatttccactccatacggataaattcagtgccttgcataatgacaggtttcagagtagcagccatgttagtctgtattcgcaaaaagaaaaggagtacttgtggcaccttagagactaacaaatttatttgagcataagctttcgtgagctacagctcacttcattgggtgcattcagtggaaaatacagtggggagatttatatacatagagaacatgaaacaacgggtgttaccatacacactgtaaggagagtgatcacttaagatgagctattaccagcaggagagcggggggttctttccccccttttctcccccccactctcctgcttgtaatagctcatcttaagtgatcactctccttacagtgtgtatggtagcacccattgtttcatgttctctatgtatataaatctccccactgtattttccactgaatgcacccgatgaagtgagctgtagctcacgaaagcttatgctcaaataaatttgttagtctctaaggtgccacaagtactccttttctttttgtgaatacagactaacatggctgctactctgaaacccatctctaGATAGGTTTACAAACCCTGTAGAATCGGATTGTCTTAGACTGCCTGCCCTGAAGGggccattatgaccatctagtctcaCCAGCTGTGGGTAACACTGACAGGATATTTTTATCTAGTGAATCCTGAATCTTGCCCAACAGTCTGTGGCTGAACCAGAGTATGTGTTGTTTGTATGTATatgtcttgatttaaatattccaGGTGACTGAGAATCTACCATGTTGCTTGCGTTTCATTCCCATTACATCCTATAAAGGGTGAATAAGACCATATGAAAACTACTTGCTTGTTTCTGGTTTCTCTCCTACAAGATGTGACTTATATTCTGCCACACTGTGTAATAAGATAATGTGCCCAAATCCAGCTTCattcaaaactttttaaaatgtatatttgatATTAAAAATATAGTCTTTCACATTCACTCACGTAGTTACTCTTCTGTCTCCAGGTAGTTTGGTACAAGTCTTACCAGATTGGATGTGCAGTTGCCTTTTGTCCTGAGAGCGAATACAAATACTTTTATGTTTGC
The genomic region above belongs to Caretta caretta isolate rCarCar2 chromosome 3, rCarCar1.hap1, whole genome shotgun sequence and contains:
- the LOC125634676 gene encoding cysteine-rich venom protein-like, which codes for MILLAAFLGLAAVLQPSSGQTSGFASLSTDKADQQKEIVDKHNALRRGVMPTARNMLRMEWSPAAAENAKSWANECTLSHSPENRRTTTVGCGENLYMSTAPNSWSDAIQAWYNEVENFMYGIGPTKPGAVIGHYTQVVWYKSYQIGCAVAFCPESEYKYFYVCHYCPAGNINSLKTPYESGAACGDCPNACNDGLCTNPCTYVDTYSNCPDLAKNYGCEHSMIKKYCLAACHCATEIK